One Gadus chalcogrammus isolate NIFS_2021 chromosome 22, NIFS_Gcha_1.0, whole genome shotgun sequence genomic window carries:
- the LOC130375472 gene encoding oxysterol-binding protein-related protein 3-like encodes MATTSPTHSDSSGSSKHDGERSSAQDSWEIVEGLRGGPANIQEPESQEGYLLKRRKWPMKGWHKRYFVLEKGILKYSKREADLRKGKLHGCIDAGLSVMTIKKKAMCIDLDTEDNIYHLKVKSPELFEEWVGKLRNHRVFRQNEIAMYPHERHLFHPHTSPSASLNDSMRKRATLTKQASVHQAKLSAWLHTSEDMENCCRDLEECGSYLLELNLLLKSMEVLHRTYSAPAISALQASTYDIPKKEKRPRRWRSKNSGKEGKTSLQVPSCISSKNPRLHASNPNLSTAEPVSPDAFPESPDSPTDANRLQEDFCRLANNIHTTLKSAFSSLSMERDRVRHTVDLTAPHSQQILGLKTAYSGDCPDTSRPLVHQASNDSKTSITDSMSEFFDAHEYFLSSSSSENEASDDDSYISDVSDSVSMDTYSNEGGNERQTLDGVYSSSEPLVRRRSTLPSPSPGCGGVSVWNILRNNIGKDLSKVAMPVQLNEPINTLQRLCEELEYSELLDTASHTQDPHQRMVYVATFAVSAYASSYHRAGSKPFNPVLGETYECSRTDKGFRFIAEQVSHHPPVSACHCDSKNFTFSQDMRWKNKFWGKSMEIVPMGTTHVTLPAFGDHYEWNKVTSCIHNILSGQRWIEHYGEMTVRNLNSDGCQCKVTFVKAKSWSSTVNEIEGVVTDADGRVVHSIFGKWHDSLYQGDPPMSTCIWRANPMPLAHEQYYGFTKFAVELNELAPDLRALLPPTDTRFRPDQRMLEEGNVDGAEEQKQRLEQLQRERRQVLQDNNLTHKPRFFRKSKDDTWVTDNTYWEQRRDPGFSKMDFAPLW; translated from the exons ATGGCGACGACGTCGCCCACCCACAGTGACAGCAGCGGCTCGTCCAAACACGACGGCGAGCGCTCAAGTGCACAG GACAGCTGGGAGATCGTGGAGGGCCTGAGGGGAGGGCCAGCCAACATCCAGGAGCCGGAGAGCCAGGAGGGCTACCTGCTGAAGAGAAGGAAATGGCCCATGAAAGGATGGCACAAG AGGTACTTTGTTCTGGAGAAAGGCATTCTGAAGTATTCAAAGCGGGAAGCGGAT CTGAGGAAGGGAAAGCTGCACGGCTGCATCGACGCCGGTCTGTCCGTCATGACGATCAAGAAGAAGGCCATGTGCATCGATCTGGACACGGAGGACAACATCTATCAcctgaag GTCAAGTCCCCCGAGCTGTTCGAGGAGTGGGTGGGAAAGCTCCGCAACCACCGCGTGTTCCGTCAGAACGAGATCGCCATGTACCCCCACGAGAGGCACCTGTTCCACCCCCACACCTCGCCCTCGGCCTCCCTCAACGACTCCATGAGGAAG AGGGCCACACTCACCAAGCAGGCGTCCGTTCACCAGGCAAAGCTCAGTGCCTGGCTCCACACCTCGGAGGACATGGAAAACTGCTGCAGAG actTGGAGGAATGTGGGTCCTACCTTTTGGAACTCAACCTGCTGCTGAAGAGCATGGAAGTCCTTCACCGCACGTACTCCGCCCCAGCCATAAGTGCACTACAg GCTTCGACGTACGACATCCCAAAGAAGGAGAAACGGCCGAGAAGATGGCGCTCCAAGAACAGCGGCAAGGAAGGCAAAACCTCCCTGCAG GTCCCCAGCTGCATCTCCTCCAAAAACCCTCGCCTCCACGCCTCCAACCCCAACCTGTCCACCGCCGAGCCCGTCTCCCCCGACGCCTTCCCCGAGTCCCCGGACTCGCCTACCGATGCCAACCGGCTACAGGAGGACTTCTGCAGGCTGGCCAACAACA TCCACACCACGCTGAAGTCGGCCTTCAGCTCCCTGTCGATGGAAAGAGACCGTGTGAGGCACACCGTGGACCTGACAGCTCCTCATTCGCAACAGATTTTAGGCCTCAAGACTGCCTACTCCGGG GACTGCCCAGACACGTCCCGCCCCCTCGTCCACCAGGCTTCCAATGACAGCAAAACTTCCATCACGGATTCCATGTCCGAGTTCTTCGACGCCCATGAGTACTTCCTCTCGTCTTCTTCCTCTGAGAACGAG GCATCGGATGACGATTCCTACATCAGCGATGTCAGCGACAGTGTCTCCATGGATACCTACAGCAACGAGGGGGGCAACGAAAGGCAAaccttag ACGGCGTCTACTCTTCCTCGGAGCCCCTGGTGCGTCGCCGCTCCACGCTGCCGTCGCCCAGCCCGGGCTGCGGCGGCGTGAGCGTGTGGAACATCCTGCGCAACAACATCGGCAAGGACCTGTCCAAGGTGGCCATGCCCGTGCAGCTCAACGAGCCAATCAACACGCTGCAGCGGCTCTGTGAGGAGCTGGAGTACAGCGAGCTGCTGGACACGGCCAGCCACACCCAGGACCCCCACCAGCGCATG GTTTACGTGGCTACGTTTGCGGTGTCTGCTTACGCGTCCAGCTACCACCGGGCGGGCAGCAAGCCCTTCAACCCCGTTCTGGGAGAGACCTACGAGTGCTCCAGGACCGACAAGGGCTTCCGCTTCATCGCTGAGCAG GTGAGTCATCACCCACCTGTTTCCGCGTGTCACTGCGACTCAAAGAACTTCACCTTTAGCCAAG ATATGCGCTGGAAGAACAAGTTCTGGGGGAAATCCATGGAGATAGTTCCCATGGGAACCACACATGTCACCCTACCTGC GTTTGGGGACCACTACGAGTGGAACAAAGTGACCTCCTGCATCCACAACATCCTGAGCGGTCAGCGGTGGATCGAGCACTACGGGGAGATGACCGTACGCAACCTCAACAGCGACGGCTGCCAGTGCAAAGTCACCTTCGTCAAG GCAAAGTCGTGGAGCTCGACCGTGAACGAGATCGAAGGCGTGGTGACGGACGCGGATGGGAGGGTTGTACACTCCATATTTGGCAAGTGGCATGACAGCCTCTACCAAGGGGACCCGCCCATGTCCACTTGCATCTGGAGAGCAA acCCCATGCCCCTGGCCCACGAGCAGTACTACGGCTTCACCAAGTTTGCGGTGGAGCTGAACGAGCTGGCCCCCGACCTGAGGGCCCTCCTGCCCCCCACGGACACCCGCTTCAGGCCTGACCAGCG GATGTTGGAGGAGGGTAACGTGGATGGTGCTGAGGAACAGAAGCAGCGTCTGGAGCAGCTGCagcgagagaggagacaggTTCTGCAGGACAACAACTTGACTCACAAGCCACGCTTCTTCAG AAAGTCAAAGGACGACACTTGGGTGACCGACAACACGTACTGGGAGCAGCGGCGGGACCCTGGCTTCTCCAAGATGGACTTTGCCCCTCTGTGgtga
- the nup42 gene encoding nucleoporin NUP42 — protein sequence MDILKNASSESSGKRAWTGGGGGGGADWGRGGGGGGRRENNKSSEFSFSSQNRYSALNTQQTFDKGGGGSDEQEKHLETVKNDVEIWETSGQWMFSCYAPTIATISGFADLSQEELRLEYCNSRDSGDLQNYTNGINQAVNQWRSRVQELRAMNATTRVALLAELNNPTPQAPPAGCGSATSAFGSSTPSVGTGLGSAAPAQANTFSFAAPAAGGFGSSAPAAPAGFGAAAATPAQPSFGFGSEPAAAAAAPAASGFSFAAPDPNKAPAPAGFGSASASTFSFSSATTAAAAPGFGTAAPGFGTAAPGFGTAAPGFGTAAPGFGAAAPGFGAAAPGFGAAAPGFGTAAPAAGSGSVFGQGGGGFGAARPTGQPAAAAAAGGTRSSAGGPGDSLFTPQSELTPEELGQFGAKRFTLGQIPLKPPPMDMLVGF from the exons ATGGACATATTAAAGAATGCAAGCAGCGAGAGCTCGGGAAAGAGGGCGTGGAC aggaggtggaggagggggtggggctgaCTGgggcagaggtggaggaggcgggggcaGAAGGGAAAACAACAAGAGCTCCGAATTCAGTTTTTCCTCACAGAATCGCTATTCTGCCCTCAACACGCAGCAGACTTTTGataaaggagggggaggaagcgaTGAACAGGAAAAACATCT GGAGACCGTCAAGAATGATGTGGAGATCTGGGAGACATCAGGACAATGGATGTTTTCATGTTATGCCCCGACCATCGCAACCATTTCAG GTTTTGCAGATCTCTCTCAGGAAGAGCTCAGGCTAGAGTACTGCAACAGCAGAGACTCGGGTGATTTACAGAATTAT ACTAATGGCATCAATCAAGCAGTCAACCAATGGCGGAGCAGGGTCCAGGAGCTAAGAGCCATGAATGCAACCACTCGCGTGGCTTTG CTGGCTGAGCTGAACAACCCCACGCCCCAGGCCCCCCCGGCCGGCTGTGGCTCGGCCACGTCTGCCTTCGGGTCGTCCACGCCCAGCGTGGGCACTG GCTTGGGGTCCGCCGCACCGGCCCAGGCCAACACCTTCAGCTTCGCCGCCCCGGCCGCCGGCGGCTTCGGCTCCTCGGCTCCAGCGGCCCCCGCAGGTTTCGGCGCGGCCGCTGCGACCCCCGCGCAACCCAGCTTCGGGTTCGGCTCGGaaccggcggcggcggcggcggcgccggcaGCGTCCGGCTTCTCTTTCGCCGCTCCAGACCCCAACAAGGCTCCGGCCCCCGCAGGGTTtggctccgcctccgcctccactTTCAGCTTCTCTTCCGccacgacggcggcggcggcccccgGGTTCGGTACGGCGGCCCCCGGGTTCGGTACGGCGGCCCCCGGGTTCGGTACGGCGGCCCCCGGGTTCGGTACGGCGGCCCCCGGGTTCGGGGCGGCGGCCCCCGGGTTCGGTGCGGCGGCCCCCGGGTTCGGGGCGGCGGCCCCCGGGTTCGGTACGGCGGCCCCGGCTGCGGGCAGCGGGAGCGTGTTCggacaggggggcggggggttcgGGGCGGCCCGACCCACGGGTCaaccagcggcagcagcagcagcaggggggacCAGGAGCTCCGCCGGGGGGCCCGGGGACAGCCTCTTCACCCCCCAGAGTGAGTTGACCCCAGAGGAACTGGGTCAGTTTGGAGCCAAGAGGTTCACACTAGGACAGATACCCCTGAAGCCCCCGCCGATGGACATGTTGGTGGGCTTTTAG
- the LOC130375473 gene encoding gasdermin-E-like isoform X2 translates to MSVFSKATSSFVRQMQGDRDGSLIHVSRPHDSHKLVPLAVVVKRNRYWPWQRPKYQPSDFILRDLLQGDAAFDPDVTESPFISYNETSRDDKSGNWKAKADMVQVDVEGEGSSKRKLSFGNLQNQKVTVKRLLEDCRDRKLDMRHYLVQQVQKRNEVLAVLKERVLTTTPCGITETQKKQGSCMGVLNLMGMLGTEISVQESFSVNVDRDISLEIPAQTVIAYSLLELEIQKELCLQPETFGGFESDSGTSSPSFDTVDQQRVGNGIDLSRIQPPKRAPLSALNSELQKQEESLCLLAELPVRRCLFEMLFKSLEDRDTLSLQEQALADWCCRAGVLELQPQRMNAPSCALLDLLCLVPAIQSENGSAAECSPPPQLTAVHLLVSAMEALPDETLFQLTLCSPEILQAIDELICQLRGSCQPLPDNSVPAILLEEDGKTWKLLEQLLRSSNVTLERVKDGLRAETGSEEGDLPLVLCLTIRGLSSLCNGDD, encoded by the exons ATGAGCGTGTTCTCCAAGGCCACCAGCAGCTTCGTGCGGCAGATGCAGGGCGACCGGGACGGGAGTCTGATCCATGTCTCCCGCCCCCACGACTCACACAAGCTGGTTCCCTTGGCGGTGGTCGTGAAGCGCAACCGCTACTGGCCCTGGCAGAGGCCCAAATACCAGCCCTCTGACTTCATCCTCAGGGACTTGTTGCAGGGCGATGCAGCTTTTGATCCTG ATGTGACTGAGTCACCCTTCATCAGCTACAATGAAACTTCTAGAGATGACAAGAGTGGCAATTGGAAAGCCAAGGCAGACATGGTCCAGGTAGACGTGGAGGGAGAAGGATCCTCCAAGCGGAAGTTATCGTTTGGAAATCTTCAGAACCAGAAGGTGACCGTGAAGAGGCTTCTAGAAGACTGCCGTGACAG GAAGCTGGACATGAGGCATTATCTGGTACAGCAGGTTCAGAAGAGGAACGAGGTGCTTGCTGTCCTGAAAGAGAGGGTCCTCACTACCACGCCCTGTGGCATCACAGAGACCCAGAAGAAACAGGGCTCCTGCATGGGGGTGCTGAACTTAATGGGCATGCTGGGaaccgag aTCAGTGTGCAGGAGAGTTTTTCTGTGAACGTTGACAGGGACATTTCCCTGGAGATTCCAGCTCAAACAGTCATCGCCTACAGCCTCCTGGAGCTAGAGATTCAAAAAG agcTATGTCTGCAACCCGAAACGTTTGGAGGATTTGAATCGGATTCAGGGACCTCCTCTCCGTCATTTGACACCGTTGACCAGCAGCGTGTGGGGAATGGCATCGACTTAAGCAGGATCCAACCTCCGAAAAGAGCCCCTCTAAGTGCATTGAACTCTG AGTTACAGAAGCAGGAGGAGTCTCTGTGTCTGCTGGCAGAGCTCCCAGTGCGGAGGTGCCTGTTCGAGATGCTGTTCAAGAGCCTGGAGGATAGGGACACGCTGTCACTGCAGGAGCAAGCG TTGGCGGATTGGTGTTGTAGAGCAGGTGTGCTGGAGTTACAACCACAAAGAATGAATGCCCCTTCCTGTGCCTTGCTGGATCTCCTCTGCCTGGTTCCAGCCATCCAATCAGAGAATGGCTCAGCTGCAGAATGTAGCCCACCTCCCCAGCTGACTGCTGTACACCTATTGGTCAGCGCCATGGAAG CGTTGCCCGATGAAACGCTCTTCCAGCTGACCCTGTGCTCTCCTGAGATTCTGCAGGCCATTGATGAACTT ATTTGTCAATTAAGAGGGAGCTGTCAACCTCTGCCTGACAACTCTGTTCCGGCCATCCTATTGGAGGAGGACGGAAAGACCTGGAAGTTGTTGGAACAGTTGCTCCGCTCGTCCAACGTGACTCTGGAGAGGGTGAAAGACGGGCTGAGGgcagagacaggaagtgaggaggGTGACCTGCCATTGGTCCTGTGCCTCACTATAAGAGGCCTATCATCTCTTTGTAATGGGGATGACTAA
- the LOC130375473 gene encoding gasdermin-E-like isoform X1: MSVFSKATSSFVRQMQGDRDGSLIHVSRPHDSHKLVPLAVVVKRNRYWPWQRPKYQPSDFILRDLLQGDAAFDPDVTESPFISYNETSRDDKSGNWKAKADMVQVDVEGEGSSKRKLSFGNLQNQKVTVKRLLEDCRDRKLDMRHYLVQQVQKRNEVLAVLKERVLTTTPCGITETQKKQGSCMGVLNLMGMLGTEISVQESFSVNVDRDISLEIPAQTVIAYSLLELEIQKGGNFKLCLQPETFGGFESDSGTSSPSFDTVDQQRVGNGIDLSRIQPPKRAPLSALNSELQKQEESLCLLAELPVRRCLFEMLFKSLEDRDTLSLQEQALADWCCRAGVLELQPQRMNAPSCALLDLLCLVPAIQSENGSAAECSPPPQLTAVHLLVSAMEALPDETLFQLTLCSPEILQAIDELICQLRGSCQPLPDNSVPAILLEEDGKTWKLLEQLLRSSNVTLERVKDGLRAETGSEEGDLPLVLCLTIRGLSSLCNGDD, encoded by the exons ATGAGCGTGTTCTCCAAGGCCACCAGCAGCTTCGTGCGGCAGATGCAGGGCGACCGGGACGGGAGTCTGATCCATGTCTCCCGCCCCCACGACTCACACAAGCTGGTTCCCTTGGCGGTGGTCGTGAAGCGCAACCGCTACTGGCCCTGGCAGAGGCCCAAATACCAGCCCTCTGACTTCATCCTCAGGGACTTGTTGCAGGGCGATGCAGCTTTTGATCCTG ATGTGACTGAGTCACCCTTCATCAGCTACAATGAAACTTCTAGAGATGACAAGAGTGGCAATTGGAAAGCCAAGGCAGACATGGTCCAGGTAGACGTGGAGGGAGAAGGATCCTCCAAGCGGAAGTTATCGTTTGGAAATCTTCAGAACCAGAAGGTGACCGTGAAGAGGCTTCTAGAAGACTGCCGTGACAG GAAGCTGGACATGAGGCATTATCTGGTACAGCAGGTTCAGAAGAGGAACGAGGTGCTTGCTGTCCTGAAAGAGAGGGTCCTCACTACCACGCCCTGTGGCATCACAGAGACCCAGAAGAAACAGGGCTCCTGCATGGGGGTGCTGAACTTAATGGGCATGCTGGGaaccgag aTCAGTGTGCAGGAGAGTTTTTCTGTGAACGTTGACAGGGACATTTCCCTGGAGATTCCAGCTCAAACAGTCATCGCCTACAGCCTCCTGGAGCTAGAGATTCAAAAAGGTGGAAACTTTA agcTATGTCTGCAACCCGAAACGTTTGGAGGATTTGAATCGGATTCAGGGACCTCCTCTCCGTCATTTGACACCGTTGACCAGCAGCGTGTGGGGAATGGCATCGACTTAAGCAGGATCCAACCTCCGAAAAGAGCCCCTCTAAGTGCATTGAACTCTG AGTTACAGAAGCAGGAGGAGTCTCTGTGTCTGCTGGCAGAGCTCCCAGTGCGGAGGTGCCTGTTCGAGATGCTGTTCAAGAGCCTGGAGGATAGGGACACGCTGTCACTGCAGGAGCAAGCG TTGGCGGATTGGTGTTGTAGAGCAGGTGTGCTGGAGTTACAACCACAAAGAATGAATGCCCCTTCCTGTGCCTTGCTGGATCTCCTCTGCCTGGTTCCAGCCATCCAATCAGAGAATGGCTCAGCTGCAGAATGTAGCCCACCTCCCCAGCTGACTGCTGTACACCTATTGGTCAGCGCCATGGAAG CGTTGCCCGATGAAACGCTCTTCCAGCTGACCCTGTGCTCTCCTGAGATTCTGCAGGCCATTGATGAACTT ATTTGTCAATTAAGAGGGAGCTGTCAACCTCTGCCTGACAACTCTGTTCCGGCCATCCTATTGGAGGAGGACGGAAAGACCTGGAAGTTGTTGGAACAGTTGCTCCGCTCGTCCAACGTGACTCTGGAGAGGGTGAAAGACGGGCTGAGGgcagagacaggaagtgaggaggGTGACCTGCCATTGGTCCTGTGCCTCACTATAAGAGGCCTATCATCTCTTTGTAATGGGGATGACTAA